The Euzebyales bacterium sequence ACGACGTCATCGAGGGCCACATCGGGGCCTCGATGGGCGTCGAGAAGGAGTACCTGTTCGGCCGCGGCACGTACGAGATCATGGCCGCCCACTGGCCGTTCGCCGGCGACGACGACCCCTTCGCGGCGATGATCAACCAGGCTCGCAAGTACGTGGTCTCCACGACACTCACCGATCCGACGTGGCAGCACACCGAGGTCATCAGTGGGGACGTCCCAGCCGCGATCC is a genomic window containing:
- a CDS encoding dihydrofolate reductase family protein translates to MRKLVVSSFITLDGVIQAPGGPEEDPSGGFTYGGWTVTYWDDVIEGHIGASMGVEKEYLFGRGTYEIMAAHWPFAGDDDPFAAMINQARKYVVSTTLTDPTWQHTEVISGDVPAAI